Part of the Temnothorax longispinosus isolate EJ_2023e chromosome 5, Tlon_JGU_v1, whole genome shotgun sequence genome is shown below.
AGCGTCAACAAGTACAATCCTTTGCGCGCGGGGTGTCACATAAAATTGCCTGAAGACATTAAATTGAAGCACGCGGTGATCAATGTGCTGTCTATGGACAATGCGTGTTTTGCGTGGGCCGTGACGGCTGCTTTGCATCCAGCCGAAAGACATCCAGAACGGGAATCTTCATACCCGCATTATTCAACGGTACTGAATTTACGAGACATTGAGTTCCCAATGACGTTGAAGCAAATTAAACAGTTCGAACGACTCAACGATATATCCGTCAATGTCTATATCATCGAGGGACAGAAGACTTCAAACGTTCTCCCGATACGGCTTACCGACCGCACGAGTGATAAAAAACATGTGAATCTGCTGTACATGCAGGACCCACGAGACGACAATGTTGGACATTTCGCGTGGATTAAACATCTATCCCGCCTCGTGAGCTCGCAATtgagcaagaaaaagaacaaaaaatttttttgcgatcggtaagtacctatacttttattaataatatatatcattttttatattttttgtaaaaaaatttataatatttgtgtttcATTTTTTGCAGATGTCTTCACTACTTTAGTTCGAGCATGAAATTGGAAGCCCACACCGTGGAATGTCGAAAGGTAAACAAATGCGCAATCCGACTACCGAGCGAGAACAACAAGTGGCTCAGCTTCAAGAACCACAGCAGGAAAGAGCGACTTCCCTTCGTGGTGTACGCCGATCTGGAGTGCGTGCTGCAGAAGACACAACCGGAGACGGAACACGCGTCATACGCCTATCAACATCATCGGGTATGTAGTATAGCATACTACGTACAGTGCTCATACGACGAAACGTTATCAACGTAtcgatttcgtcgcgataacgaCTGCGTCGCGTGGTTCGTCGAGGAACTCAACGGATTGGCGCATCGCGTAAAGAACATCTTGTCCGACATTGTATGCATGGTAGACctaacgcgagacgagtgggagACATTTCACAGCGCGACGAAATGTCACATATGCGAACAACAATTCGCGCCTGATGATAATGAAGTGCGCGATCATTGCCACCTGACCGGGCGGTACAGAGGTCCAGCACACTCGACGTGCAATCTGAATTATAAAGATCCTCACTTCATCCCagtaatatttcacaatctGTCGGGCTATGACGCACACTTTATTATCAAGGAGATAGCTGCCGCGTTCGAAGGCTCAATCGATGTACTGCCTATAACAAAGGAAAAGTACATCTTATTTACTAAACACGTGAAAGACACCGCGGAAATATCTGATTCGCGAAGCGATATACAGTTAAGATTCATCGACTCATACAAATTTCTGAGCGCGAGTCTCGCAAAATTGGCATCCTTCTtagataatgataaattaaaaattatacgatcaaaattttccgcgttatccGACGACGATTTCAAATTATTGACGCGAAAAGGTGTCTTTCCATACGAATATGTGGACAGCGTCGAAAAGCTGGAGGATACGTGTTTACCGCCGCGCGATTCATTTTACAGTTCCTTGACCGGTGAAaccgtatccgagagcgattacgcgcacgccaCGAACGTATGGCAGCGATTCTCCGTTCGAACCCTGGGCGAATACAGCGATCTATACCTGAAAACCgatgtcttgctgttggccgacgtgtttgaaaatttccgCGACAGCTGCGTCGCGAGTTACGGACTTGATCCCGCGTACTACTACACTTTACCAGGCTTTACGTGGGACGCCATGTTGAAACATACATGTATCAAATTTGAACTGCTGACcgacattgacatggtcatgttTGTCGAACGTGGTATTCGTGGCGGGCTGAGTCAATGTTCCGGCAGATACGCGAAGGCCAACAACAAGTATATGAAGTCGTACGATTCAtcgaaaccgtcgtcgtacctAATGTACTTCGATGTCAACAACTTGTACGGCTGGGCGATGTGTAAGCCACTGCCCTACGCGGAGTTTCGATGGGTCGAAGACTCGTCAAATTTCGACGTTAACGCGATCGCTTTGGATTCGTCTACGGGCTATATTCTCGAGGTCGATCTCGAGTATCCGCAGGATAAACATGACGCGCACGCTGACCTATCGTTCTGTCCGATGCGTGATAAACCGCCCGGCAAACGGCAGGACAAACTTCTCGCCACGCTGCACGATAAGGAGCGTTACGTCATCCAATATCGCAATCTGCAACAGTGCATGCGTCATGGCCTTCGCGTCACTAAAATACATCGCGTATTGCAATTCGCTCAATCTGAGTGGCTCTGCTCTTACATCGAACTCAATACAAAATTCAGGACACAAGCAAAAAATGAGTtcgaaaaaacattatataaattaatgaataacgcTGTTTTTGGAAAAACAATGGAGAATGTACAAAACCACGTCGATGTAAAATTAGTGACGAAATGGGAGGGTAGATACcccttatgaaaatgtgcccTTGAGTGCTCAATGGCGGTCAGTGGGAATGTATGGTTGCCCTACAgttgcaatgcgaattatatggaaaagttaatggaaaatattgagtagcaataagatgaatggaaacaCAATGGCAAGATTCAAATGACAACtttttccatacaggcgtaatggaaactgctAATGGCTTATGAAGGTTAAAACTTGTGTATGGAACTTGCAATgcaaattatatggaaaagttaatggaaaatattgagtggcaataagatgaatggaaacacaatggcaagattcgaatgacaactttttccatacaggcgtaatggaaactgccaatgactcatgaaggataaaatttgtatggaaTTTTTCTACCTTCAGCCAATTTGTTCAGTGTGAATTGTAATGGAAATTCGTCAATGGTAAATGTGGCGGTTCGCGCCACCAGTGGTACATGCATCATCatcacgcccgcgcggtaactgtattaccggcagttcgcatcGACggcgctaggcgtcgcattgTTCATGCATTTTCTCAAATTCAAGGTTCGGCACGGACTGGTATATGTATgagaccccctacgggacACCGAGGCATATTTTCAGGCGCTAATCGCCTAAGGCAATTGAGCTCCTATTAGTTTGTCCGTTGAACCAAAGGCAATGGGAAATAaaggcatttatattaaagacaaaataataccatttattaaaatgccattgaattcttattgtttcagacgcaatggaaataaaggcatttttgccaaagataaaaatttccacacaaaatcccattggtattgccaatgttaataccaatggcaatacTAATGGCAATACCAACGGCAAAACCAGTGGCAATACCAAtagcaataccaatgggattttgtgtgaaactttttatctttggcaaaaatgccttcatttccattgcgtctggAACAATGGGAATtcaatgacattttttaatggcaatgaagggcacattttcataagggACGGCGCGGAGGCAATGATCGCGCGACCGAATTTCCACAGCAGTAGCGTGTTTTCCGAAAATCTGGTAGCCATCGAACTTCGCAAACTCGAGGTGAAATTCGACAAACCGATCTACGTCGGCATGTGCATTCTCGACTTGTCGAAGGTGTGCCTGTACGAATTTCACCACGAATACATGTCTCCCCTGTACCGCGACTCGTGTAGAATCATGTATACCGACACGGACAGTTTGATTTATCATATCAAGTGCGACGACGCGTACGAGAACATGAAACATGATATAGCTCGGTTCGACACAAGTGACTACGCGGTAGATAACGCTTATGATATGCCTctcgtcaataaaaaagtgcCGGGCCTGATGAAGGATGAAAACAATGGGGCCATTATGACCGAATTCGTTGGACTTAGGGCGAAAATGTACGCCTTGCGAGTCGATGGCaaaaaagtttgtaaaaaagCGAAAGGTGTCAAAAGTAACGTCATCGCGCGCACCATCACATTCGACGACTACACGCGATGTTTGAACAATGAGATCGAAATGACTCGACCGCAGTCGTGCATACGATCGAAAATGCACGAAGTGTACACTATTAGCGAGACGAAAATCGCTCTGAGTCCGTACGACGATAAGCGATATATCGTGCCGGATTCGACCGATACGTTGCCGTGGGGACATTACCGAATACCTTTGTAACGTACgcatgtatgtatgcatgtatgtaaTAGTATAACGTATGCAgtagtatatgtatgtatgtatgtatgtatgtatatgtatatataatgtatatataatgtatgtatgtatgtatatataatgtatatataatgtatatataatgtatgtataacgTGGTCCCGGAGGGAACAGTGCGTTTTCCGGGGCCCCCTCCCAGAGTGGTGTGACGACACCCCCTATATATGGCGCCACGAAGCACGAAAGTCACAATAGTTCTCGagtaaatatcgtattatatatgagaagggatattaataaagatatcgcacatgtatttagtatttaatatttttttattatatactttatatgtattacatgtatcatttttatattaagaataaaatacagtaTACACGAATTAAATCACATTGTCTTTGTGTATCCATGAGTTGTGTGATCCATCGAATCCCAGCCATTTTACGTAAACCTCGTCGCCCCTCCTGCGCAGTACTTTCTCCACGAGATACACGTCAGGATAAGTCGCGCGATGCAACTCGTACTCGTAGAACGCTCCAGCGACGGATTTTCCACGATAGTCCTCGAGTAGGTAGGTTACGGGATTGGTATGCTGCACTTTAACGATCTTAAACACCTCGGTGGTCCAATTCGGCGTGTAACCCTTCTcgaaaattgttttgtatttgcTGACGCGTACCGAGTCACCCGTTTTGAACTTTGCCGGGCCCGCGATCTTTATCGCGCTGTACACCGTAGCCAAGAGTCTTtcggcgatcgcgggggtAACGTCGACGGGTCGCATGCCGATCGTTCGATGTTTGCGCGCATTGTAATCCGACACGAGTCGCGATAACGCGTCGACCCACTTGTAAGTTCCATTAagcgtaaacattttccacatattgttttttaacgtgcgattgaatcgctCGACCACCGACGCCTTCATCACCGAATACgtggaataataatttataccatGTTTTCTCACGAGACGATGCACGTCGgtgttgtaaaattccttCCCCATGTCGGTTTGTAGATTACTAGGGCACCTCCCGCTATCTCGAATTATCTCAGCGATAGCGTCAGCTGTCTCGCTGCCACCTTTACCCTTGAGCGGCACGGCCCAGGCGTACTTGCTCAACACATCGATGACGGTGAGTATGTAGTGGTAGCCTCCGTTGAAACGCGAGTATGGACGCATCTCGACGATATCAGCCTGCCACAGGTCGTCGTACCCTCGCACTATGACGTGTCTGCggggaaaatttcttctcgccggTGCGTGCAATTCGTCCACCAACCGtcgcttttcgatatttttatccacATCGGTCGATTTTAACGGTCTCATGTTCGGTTAGCGTTTCGTTGACTGTCGATCGTCGTTCTTTGGCTGTACGTAACCGTTTCTGTTTATGTTTCTGCGTCGTTCATCGCTGTTTCTGAACCGCTCAGAAACCATATCGAGCCGTTCTCGAACCGTTCGTTGTCGTTCGTCGTTGTCAGTTAACTGCTTCTTGTcactcatcgtcgtcgtcgtcgtcgacgttctTTAGCTGTTTGTAGCCTTTCCTGTCTCCGCGTAGTTCACAGCTGTTTCTAAACCGCTCGTAATCGTTCCTAACCTGTTTTTGAACCGTTCGACAACCGTCCGACAACCGTTCTTGAACCGCTCGACAGCCGTCCGACAACTGTTCTCGATTCGTTCGTTGCTGTTCGTCACCGTCGTTAATTAACCGTTGCTTCTCTTCACTCGTTGCCGTTCGATAGTCGTTTCTGCTGAACCGTTTCTTCATCCTTCATTCACCGTTTCCAATCTATCGATATTTGCACGTCGAAGCTCGTTCACCGCAGCCTGTAACGCTCGCACATCCTTCTCGAACGCGGTAAGCTTCTCGTCTGACTCTTTCCATTGATCTGTCAGACTTTTAAAGCATTGATCAAcgtatattttgttaacagCGTCACCGTCAGTCTCAGGTTGCGCTACGCGACGAATCTTGCGCGATCTTGCATCAAAGTCCGTGGCGGCGCGACACAGAGCGTTGTCGCGCACGAAATTTCTCACTAATCCACTCCACCGATAATGATAGGAAATGGTATTCGTCGCGTCTTCGCGCTGCTCGAACAATCCAAATTTAttgatcggcatttcgacACCGATTGAACGGATCGCTGTCGCaccgtttaatttataataatcccagcctcgcgaagttcctcgatgATCGACATGATCTCATTGTCGTAGGCATTGTTGCCAGCTTGACGCGAAGCGTCGAGCAATCGCAGACGATCCACCAGCTCGTTGGGGTCGTCCCAGTGCACGTAGTCGATCTTATTATCGGTTAGCGTCATCGCGCGAGGTGCGAATAATCCCTTTccggattttttcttcttggatTCGGTCGACATCAACGGTGCGATTACCTGTGTATACTTGTATCCCACGTTGCCCTTTCGTCGCTCGTGAGGATCGTGCTTGTATTTATGAGCACTAGTTGCCAACAGTATGCTCTTGTACTTTTGTATATCGTCTTCCGTGTAGATATCGTAATCGGGTACTCTCTTGAAGATCAACTCGTAAATACCGGGTGTGCCGGCGTATCGTACGCcgtcgatataaatgttatccgCTTTGTCcacgtcaaaacgtttattaccgagcatcAATTCATTCTTGCCGAGATAAACGCCGTACGCTATGTCTATTGTTGGATAGGCGCTCAATACCTCTGCGATGTAAATTCGGCTCAGGGGACCCAAGTGATCTTGCAATGATTCTATAAACCATTCTCGACCCTTCGACGTTTGCAACCGCTTTTTAACGGTCGTCCCGATCGAGTCGTCCGTGGTTTCGAAAACATCCACGATTTTGAGAAATTCGGGACTTGTACTTTGCACGGTTTGCGTCGGTGTAGAGGTTATCGGTGTAGAGGTTATCGGTGTAGCGGTTATCGGTAGTACTGTCGATTGATTAGATTTACGCGGTGTCAATGAAAGATCCGACCAGGAGTCTaatcgtttcttctttttcttcggtgtagcatcctcctcctcctgccCGCGCTGTTGAACGGATAGCGGTTCGATTTTCGCGTCAGCGACGCTCTCCGTCGGCTCCTCTTTTTTCACCGCGATCAAGCTCGAGTTGTCGACGATCTTTTTCAACGGCTCGATGAGAGGTTTAAAGTGCGTATCCAACTCAATGTCCTTTTCGATCTTACCGGTCTTCAAAGCGCGTAGTTTTTTGCGAATCGAATCACTCGTTTTCGCAATCTCTTTTACAACCttctcgcgttcgcgaatCGTCTCGCTCCCGTCGATCGCAGCCATCGTGGGgggaaaaaattatgcagaGTGTCGATCTCTTTCTCCGTAACACTAACGTTGTTTCACCTTCGACGACGTATCGACGACGACTGATTGCTTTTACGGTATCGCGAAcacgttaaatccttttctgtatcgaccgttcgaaagcgcgctgtccttgtctatcactacGAATCCATACTTTTGTTGCCAACAATCGTGGCACAACGCGCAAAATTCATCGTACGACATGTCGGTATTCACGTGATCGTTGTACACATGTTTCAAATTGGTACCATCCTGTTTGAACAGGATCAGCAgattcgcgttgtcgcgtatcagATGTTTAGGTATTCTCGCGTACGTCTGACAGAGATAGAAGGAGTCGACGCTCGAGTGCCTGCCCATTGAGAAATACTCTCTCACAGAGTCTTGCTTATCGCACGCTACGTCATCGAAGACGAAGATCGAATTTGGACGCGCGTCGCTCAGtggaatgacgt
Proteins encoded:
- the LOC139813483 gene encoding uncharacterized protein; translation: MDQFEQTESDLLELSDQVATVDEFFTWALQCAEFIEQLETRCSAKRQRLSDNPTIWQRQSLVARIARLEGVKSRLERQFIHSGGDYANAGTSGDTRATELVWREIDAAFKKRIITGAVINIDHIEPRQFLEDACSVVCKRVRDSIKTHNCVKVNTAFNGEFVAGDKRANKSICTNNIELCGTSHLREWYELHVIEPTLAKLEEFQERDSGWALTRILNLTVSVNKYNPLRAGCHIKLPEDIKLKHAVINVLSMDNACFAWAVTAALHPAERHPERESSYPHYSTVLNLRDIEFPMTLKQIKQFERLNDISVNVYIIEGQKTSNVLPIRLTDRTSDKKHVNLLYMQDPRDDNVGHFAWIKHLSRLVSSQLSKKKNKKFFCDRCLHYFSSSMKLEAHTVECRKVNKCAIRLPSENNKWLSFKNHSRKERLPFVVYADLECVLQKTQPETEHASYAYQHHRVCSIAYYVQCSYDETLSTYRFRRDNDCVAWFVEELNGLAHRVKNILSDIVCMVDLTRDEWETFHSATKCHICEQQFAPDDNEVRDHCHLTGRYRGPAHSTCNLNYKDPHFIPVIFHNLSGYDAHFIIKEIAAAFEGSIDVLPITKEKYILFTKHVKDTAEISDSRSDIQLRFIDSYKFLSASLAKLASFLDNDKLKIIRSKFSALSDDDFKLLTRKGVFPYEYVDSVEKLEDTCLPPRDSFYSSLTGETVSESDYAHATNVWQRFSVRTLGEYSDLYLKTDVLLLADVFENFRDSCVASYGLDPAYYYTLPGFTWDAMLKHTCIKFELLTDIDMVMFVERGIRGGLSQCSGRYAKANNKYMKSYDSSKPSSYLMYFDVNNLYGWAMCKPLPYAEFRWVEDSSNFDVNAIALDSSTGYILEVDLEYPQDKHDAHADLSFCPMRDKPPGKRQDKLLATLHDKERYVIQYRNLQQCMRHGLRVTKIHRVLQFAQSEWLCSYIELNTKFRTQAKNEFEKTLYKLMNNAVFGKTMENVQNHVDVKLVTKWEGRYPL